A genomic window from Colletotrichum destructivum chromosome 7, complete sequence includes:
- a CDS encoding Putative EF-hand domain-containing protein, with translation MASTNYKEAFSLFDKRGNGRVAIDSLGDLLRACGQNPTLTEIRDLEKNVGGDFDFETFQRILNRPGGFRDPGEPEEYCRGFQVFDKDMTGFIGVGQLKYILTNLGEKMTDEEVDELLKAVDTSSGQVNYTELVRTILAN, from the exons ATG GCTTCGACCAACTACAAGGAggccttttccctcttcgACAAGCGCGGCAACGGCCGTGTTGCTATCGACAGTTTGGGCGACCTGCTCCGCGCCTGCGGCCAGAACCCCACCCTCACTGAGATTcgcgacctcgagaagaacgTTGGAGGCGACT TCGACTTTGAGACGTTCCAGCGCATCCTCAACCGCCCCGGCGGCTTCCGTGACCCCGGCGAGCCCGAGGAGTACTGCCGCGGCTTCCAGGTCTTTGATAAGGACATGACGGGcttcatcggcgtcggccagctcaaGTACATCCTGACCAACCTCGGCGAGAAgatgacggacgaggaggtcgacgagcttctcaaggccgtcgacacAAGTTCTGGCCAGGTCAACTACACCG AGCTTGTCCGCACCATTCTCGCCAACTAG
- a CDS encoding Putative peptidase M3A/M3B catalytic domain, neurolysin/Thimet oligopeptidase, domain 2: MTSTMVPDKYKSPPQAPPVFTGTKESIVGDAKKICDQTRALLDKLVADVPVDKATFENVMRPVAKDENESGLSTRILGFYQYVSSDAALREASTQADTIMDEFSIEVNMREDVYKLVEAIHKKKDSEGLDPESLRLLEKDYKNYVKMGLGLPAGPQRDRFKEIKKRLSQIQIEFQKNLNEENGGIWFTPEELDGVPEDVIDGLEKGTAENEGKLKLSFKYPDLFPTLKFAKNPETRRKVFIQNENKCNQNVPLFKEAIILRDEAARMLGYPDHASLRIEDKMAKTTKTVNDFLGDLRSRLTAGGAKEVEHLLELKKSDTDARGVANDGNYYLWDHKFYDRLMIEKEYSIDENKIAEYFPITSTITGMLKIFEELLGFVFVELKPEDRKALSPTGKGEDIAWHEDVIIFSVWDDASEGEGFVGYLYLDLHPRQGKYGHAANFNLQPGYLQANGSRRYPATALVCNFSKPTPKKPSLLKHDEVVTLFHELGHGIHDLAGRCTYSRFHGTSTVRDFVEAPSQMLENWCWTPSVIKALSQHYQTGEKIPDDLIEKQISTKHVNAALFNLRQLHFGTFDMTVHTPKSHDEIKNMDLSAVYNELRGEIAGIKGPEAQGEKSTWGNGQACFGHLIGGYDAGYYGYLSSEVYSTDMFYSVFKADPMNGKEGRRYRHTVLEKGGSQEEMLTLEQFLGRKPSTESFYKELGIPQ; the protein is encoded by the exons ATGACCAGCACCATGGTCCCCGACAAGTACAAATCACCGCCCCAGGCGCCACCCGTCTTTACCGGCACCAAAGAGtccatcgtcggcgacgccaagAAGATATGCGATCAGACCAGAGCTCtgctcgacaagctcgtcgccgacgtccccgtcgacaaggccacCTTTGAAAATGTCATGCGACCTGTTGCCAAGGATGAGAACGAAAGCGGGCTTTCAACCCGCATCCTGGGCTTCTATCAGTACGTTTCGAGCGACGCCGCCTTGCGCGAGGCCTCGACCCAGGCCGACACCATCATGGACGAGTTCTCCATTGAGGTGAACATGAGGGAGGATGTGTACAAGCTGGTCGAGGCCATCCACAAAAAGAAGGACTCGGAAGGTCTGGATCCTGAGAGCCTGCGTCTGCTCGAGAAGGACTACAAGAACTACGTCAAGATGGGTCTGGGCCTGCCTGCTGGTCCCCAGCGCGATCGCTTCAAGGAGATCAAGAAGCGTCTCAGCCAGATCCAGATCGAGTTCCAGAAGAACCTCAACGAAGAAAACGGCGGCATCTGGTTCAcccccgaggagctcgacggtGTCCCCGAGGATGTTATTGACGGTTTGGAGAAGGGCAccgccgagaacgagggcAAGCTCAAGCTCTCCTTCAAGTACCCCGATCTTTTCCCGACCCTCAAGTTCGCCAAGAACCCCGAGACGAGGCGTAAGGTCTTTATCCAGAACGAGAACAAGTGCAACCAGAACGTCCCTCTGttcaaggaggccatcatccttcgcgacgaggccgcccgcATGCTCGGCTACCCTGACCACGCCTCCCTCCGCATTGAGGACAAGATGGCCAAGACCACCAAGACTGTCAACGACTTTCTGGGAGATCTCCGCTCTCGTCTGACGGCCGGTGGTGCCAAGGAGGTTGAGCACCTTCTGGAGCTCAAGAAGTCCGATACCGATGCCCGGGGCGTTGCTAACGATGGCAACTACTACCTCTGGGACCACAAGTTCTACGATCGATTGATGATTGAGAAGGAGTACAGTATCGACGAGAACAAGATTGCCGAGTACTTCCCCATTACCTCGACCATTACCGGGATGCTCAAGATCTTcgaggagcttctcggcTTTGTCTTCGTCGAGCTGAAGCCTGAGGACCGCAAGGCCCTGAGCCCCACGGGCAAGGGCGAGGATATTGCCTGGCACGAGGATGTCATTATCTTCAGCGTTTGGGATGATGCCTCCGAGGGAGAAGGCTTCGTCGGCTACCTGTACCTTGACCTGCACCCCCGCCAGGGCAAGTACGGCCACGCCGCCAACTTCAACTTGCAGCCTGGTTATCTGCAAGCGAACGGTTCGCGCAGATACCCTGCTACGGCGTTGGTCTGCAACTTCAGCAAGCCTACGCCCAAGAAACCCTCGCTTCTCAAGCACGATGAGGTTGTTACGCTCTTCCACGAGCTGGGCCACGGTATTCACGACCTCGCCGGTCGCTGCACCTACAGCCGCTTCCACGGTACAAGCACTGTCAGGGACTTTGTCGAGGCGCCTTCGCAAATGCTGGAGAACTGGTGCTGGACCCCCAGCGTCATCAAGGCTCTGTCTCAACATTATCAGACGGGCGAGAAGATTCCCGACGACCTCATCGAGAAGCAAATTTCCACCAAGCATGTCAATGCTGCGCTCTTCAACCTGCGTCAGCTCCACTTTGGCACCTTTGACATGACGGTCCACACTCCCAAGAGCCacgacgagatcaagaacATGGACCTGTCGGCCGTCTACAACGAGCTTCGCGGCGAGATTGCCGGCATCAAGGGCCCCGAAGCTCAGGGCGAGAAGAG CACCTGGGGCAACGGAcaggcctgcttcggccaTCTCATTGGAGGCTACGATGCCGGTTACTACGGCTACCTCTCATCCGAGGTTTACTCGACCGACATGTTCTACTCGGTCTTCAAGGCAGACCCCATGAACGGCAAGGAGGGCCGTCGCTACAGACACACCGTCCTTGAGAAGGGCGGTAGCCAGGAAGAGATGTTGACCCTGGAGCAGTTCCTTGGTCGCAAGCCCAGCACCGAATCCTTTTACAAGGAGTTGGGAATCCCTCAGTAA
- a CDS encoding Putative methyltransferase type 11, S-adenosyl-L-methionine-dependent methyltransferase superfamily: MSVFARSTFSAAGYAAFRPSYPASLFRTVLAYHNAPSADGTALDLGCGHGLIARALAPHFGRVTAIDPSAGMIKQASESTQDAKIAFRQASAEDISFVADRSVDLVVAGQAAHWFDYGRVWPELARVVRRGGTLAFWGYKDNILVGFPEVNGIFEHFCYGEGEAAPGSGWETMGPYWEPGRQVLRDDLKAVVPPASEWEAVRRIVYDPDRRTAQAQTDAGTDPEAAWLRKTLKLGEFERYVQTFSAYRGWRDAHPKVKSRAEGGAGDITDLLFDRLLAAVPEWKAKGDGWRDVEVEAVWGTTIILAKRK; the protein is encoded by the exons atgtctGTTTTCGC ACGCTCAACCTTCTCGGCAGCCGGCTACGCCGCCTTCCGGCCTTCCTACCCGGCGTCGCTCTTCAGGACGGTGCTGGCGTACCACAACGCACCGTCGGCGGACGGCACGGCACTGGACCTAGGGTGCGGCCACGGGCTCATCGCGCGGGCGCTCGCGCCGCACTTTGGGCGGGTGACGGCCATCGACCCGAGCGCGGGCATGATCAAGCAAGCGTCCGAGTCGACGCAGGATGCCAAGATCGCGTTCCGGCAAGCGAGCGCCGAGGACATCTCGTTCGTGGCGGACAGGTCGGTGGACCTCGTCGTGGCGGGCCAGGCGGCTCACTGGTTTGACTACGGCAGGGTGTGGCCGGAGCTCGCGCGCGTGGTGCGGCGCGGCGGCACGCTGGCGTTCTGGGGGTACAAGGACAACATCCTCGTCGGGTTCCCCGAGGTCAACGGCATCTTTGAGCACTTTTGCTACGGCgagggggaggcggcgcccGGGAGCGGCTGGGAGACGATGGGGCCGTACTGGGAGCCCGGGCGGCAGGTCCTGCGGGACGACTTGAAggcggtggtgccgccggcgtcggagTGGGAGGCGGTGAGGCGCATCGTGTACGACCCAGACCGGCGGACGGCGCAGGCGCAGACAGATGCAGGGACGGACCCGGAGGCGGCGTGGCTGCGCAAGACGCTCAAGCTCGGGGAGTTTGAGCGCTACGTGCAGACCTTCAGCGCGTACCGCGGGTGGAGGGACGCGCACCCCAAGGTCAAGAGCCgggcggagggcggcgcgggggACATTACAGATCTGTTGTTTGACCGTTTGCTTGCGGCGGTGCCGGAGTGGAAGGCCAAGGGTGATGGGTGGCgggatgtcgaggtcgaggcggtTTGGGGCACGACAATCATCCTGGCCAAGAGGAAGTAA